In one window of Meiothermus sp. DNA:
- a CDS encoding AbrB/MazE/SpoVT family DNA-binding domain-containing protein, whose product MKHPVVQQAVQLGVKGRLVLPAGVRRVLRLREGDRLLLRLRDDGVIELVKAEEVVLGSKGLLQRLYPALKGKTLAQELIQERRREALQE is encoded by the coding sequence ATGAAACACCCCGTGGTGCAACAAGCCGTACAGCTAGGGGTCAAAGGGCGTCTGGTACTACCGGCTGGGGTGCGCCGGGTTTTGCGGCTGCGGGAGGGGGATCGCCTGCTGCTGCGGCTGCGGGACGATGGGGTAATCGAGTTGGTCAAGGCGGAGGAAGTTGTACTGGGGAGCAAGGGTCTGTTGCAGCGTCTCTATCCGGCCCTGAAGGGGAAAACACTGGCTCAAGAACTGATCCAGGAACGGCGCAGGGAGGCCCTGCAGGAATGA
- a CDS encoding type II toxin-antitoxin system VapC family toxin: protein MSVVLDASALLAYLNQEAGAEEVARQMVGGGFISAVNLAEVYSKVAEWGQDVHLLEQALVRQGLLGGVLEVVPFGPEDVQLVATLRPLTKAQGLSLGDRVCLALAMRLKLPAITTDSAWNNLEAGVEVRVVR, encoded by the coding sequence ATGAGCGTGGTGCTGGATGCCTCGGCCTTGCTAGCCTACCTCAACCAGGAGGCGGGGGCTGAGGAAGTCGCTCGGCAGATGGTTGGGGGCGGTTTTATTAGCGCCGTGAATCTGGCCGAAGTCTACAGCAAGGTGGCCGAGTGGGGCCAGGACGTGCACCTGCTGGAGCAGGCCCTGGTGCGGCAGGGTTTGCTGGGGGGTGTATTGGAGGTGGTGCCCTTCGGCCCTGAAGACGTCCAGCTTGTAGCAACGCTGCGACCCTTGACCAAGGCCCAGGGGCTATCCCTGGGAGATCGGGTCTGTCTGGCGTTGGCTATGCGACTGAAATTGCCAGCCATCACCACCGACAGCGCCTGGAACAACCTGGAAGCAGGGGTTGAGGTGCGGGTGGTGCGTTAG